In one Desulfocurvus vexinensis DSM 17965 genomic region, the following are encoded:
- a CDS encoding class I SAM-dependent methyltransferase: protein MSAAGTTNEAARHAWVTRVLEALPDGARLLDAGAGSGRYAPLCARFEYVAQDFGRYEGTGDGRGLHTGARDHGGLHLVCDITAIPEPDASFDAVLCTEVLEHLPDPLAALAELARLLRPGGTLVLTAPFCSLTHYAPYHHASGFNRYFYEHHLPALGLDIEELAANGNFFEYLAQELRRVHTVAARYARARPRKWESAALRVVLAMLGRLSRADAGSAELLCYGYHVLARKR from the coding sequence ATGAGCGCGGCAGGCACCACCAACGAGGCCGCGCGCCACGCCTGGGTGACCCGGGTGCTGGAGGCGCTGCCGGACGGGGCGCGGCTGTTGGACGCGGGCGCGGGCAGCGGGCGCTACGCCCCGCTGTGCGCGCGCTTCGAGTATGTGGCCCAGGATTTCGGGCGCTACGAGGGCACGGGCGATGGCCGGGGCCTGCACACCGGCGCGCGCGATCACGGCGGCCTGCACCTGGTCTGCGACATCACGGCCATCCCCGAGCCGGACGCCAGCTTCGACGCCGTGCTGTGCACCGAGGTGCTGGAACACCTGCCCGACCCCCTGGCGGCCCTGGCCGAGCTGGCGCGCCTGCTGCGCCCGGGCGGGACGCTGGTGCTCACGGCGCCGTTCTGCAGCCTGACGCACTACGCGCCCTACCACCACGCCAGCGGCTTCAACCGCTATTTCTACGAGCACCACCTGCCCGCCCTGGGCCTGGACATCGAAGAGCTGGCGGCCAACGGCAATTTCTTCGAATACCTGGCCCAGGAGCTGCGCCGGGTGCATACCGTGGCCGCGCGCTACGCCCGGGCCCGGCCCCGCAAATGGGAATCCGCCGCCCTGCGCGTGGTGCTGGCCATGCTGGGCCGCCTGTCGCGGGCCGACGCGGGCTCGGCGGAGCTGCTGTGCTACGGCTACCACGTGCTGGCGAGGAAGCGGTGA
- a CDS encoding glycosyltransferase — translation MSAAPLALARHLAKRALGRPDPGWEFHRFLDVVHPATRAGHDAVLDWAVAMARRAQELETDAAYAASPDPLVRQGHALRREVLDHFRGLLRREERLRVLVHVPPPGLSPGGYSLFSNLVRNLDLLGVPARALGWDEPVAGALAAFRPTVLLTSDNDPYLERIDWGAVAAWRREAGPLLLGLTASGEADGNTPLPGRIRRARALGAGFHYGFCCPEHYRDDPGFAALREAGGPIVSLEFGADVLEYYPVPGVARDLGHVFLGSVNRSKWSRYRAWLGPVAASGPGFIDGPGWPWAGRCLLCDAPQAAQRYVYARARTGLNLHLDVQTARTADLNERTYQLAACGVPQVVDRPGLLPLRLGLDGLFVAEGPQEYEQAWRRALADPDEAARRALAAQAEVFARHTWTHRAEAFARRLLELLDAAGGRP, via the coding sequence GTGAGCGCCGCACCCCTGGCCCTGGCCCGGCATCTGGCCAAGCGCGCCCTGGGCCGGCCCGACCCGGGCTGGGAGTTCCACCGCTTCCTGGACGTGGTGCATCCCGCCACGCGCGCCGGGCACGACGCCGTGCTGGACTGGGCCGTGGCCATGGCCCGCCGCGCGCAGGAGCTGGAAACCGACGCGGCCTATGCGGCCTCGCCCGACCCGCTGGTGCGCCAGGGGCACGCCCTGCGCCGCGAGGTGCTGGACCATTTCCGGGGCCTGCTGCGCCGCGAGGAGCGGCTGCGGGTGCTGGTGCACGTGCCGCCGCCGGGTCTTTCCCCCGGGGGCTACTCCCTGTTTTCCAACCTGGTGCGCAACCTGGATCTCCTCGGCGTGCCCGCGCGGGCCCTGGGCTGGGACGAGCCCGTGGCCGGGGCCCTGGCCGCCTTCCGGCCCACGGTGCTGCTGACCAGCGACAACGACCCCTACCTGGAGCGCATCGACTGGGGCGCCGTGGCCGCCTGGCGGCGCGAGGCCGGGCCGCTGCTGCTGGGGCTCACGGCGTCGGGCGAGGCCGACGGCAACACGCCCCTGCCCGGGCGCATCCGCCGGGCCCGGGCCCTGGGCGCGGGCTTCCACTACGGCTTCTGCTGCCCGGAGCACTACCGCGACGACCCCGGGTTCGCGGCCCTGCGCGAGGCCGGGGGGCCCATCGTCTCCCTGGAGTTCGGGGCCGACGTGCTGGAATACTACCCCGTGCCCGGGGTGGCCCGCGACCTGGGCCATGTGTTCCTGGGCTCGGTGAACCGCAGCAAGTGGAGCCGCTACCGGGCCTGGCTGGGGCCCGTGGCGGCCTCGGGCCCGGGGTTCATCGACGGGCCGGGCTGGCCCTGGGCCGGGCGCTGCCTGCTGTGCGACGCGCCCCAGGCGGCCCAGCGCTACGTCTACGCCCGGGCGCGCACGGGGCTCAACCTGCACCTGGACGTGCAGACCGCACGCACGGCGGACCTCAACGAGCGCACCTACCAGCTGGCCGCCTGCGGCGTGCCCCAGGTGGTGGACCGCCCGGGGCTTTTGCCCCTGCGCCTGGGGCTGGACGGGCTGTTCGTGGCCGAGGGCCCGCAGGAGTATGAGCAGGCCTGGCGCCGGGCCCTGGCCGACCCGGACGAGGCCGCGCGCCGGGCCCTGGCGGCCCAGGCCGAGGTCTTCGCGCGGCATACCTGGACCCACCGGGCCGAGGCCTTCGCCCGGCGGCTGCTGGAGCTGCTGGACGCCGCAGGGGGCAGGCCGTGA
- a CDS encoding DUF268 domain-containing protein, whose translation MSGLFQSAAGRLGAFLARRRARAAVARQFAAFCAMPGHAGRGLPAQWAGAGVRSGETEQGFDRHYVLHTAWAARQVARLAPARHVDIASSLYFVAQVSAFVPVDFYDYRPPDLALPGLGCARADLAALPFPDASVPSLSCLHVIEHVGLGRYGDALDPDGDRRAAAELARVLAPGGTLLVAVPVGRARVEFNLHRVYACAQVLALFPGLALEQFALVPDDPKDGGLLPGAPFAQADAQQYGCGCFCFVKPAAPGSPGGEGGS comes from the coding sequence GTGAGCGGTCTTTTCCAAAGCGCCGCCGGGCGCCTGGGGGCCTTCCTGGCCCGGCGCCGGGCCAGGGCCGCCGTGGCCCGCCAGTTCGCGGCCTTCTGCGCCATGCCCGGCCACGCGGGCCGGGGACTGCCCGCGCAGTGGGCCGGGGCCGGGGTGCGCAGCGGGGAGACGGAGCAGGGCTTCGACCGCCACTACGTGCTGCACACGGCCTGGGCCGCGCGCCAGGTGGCCCGGCTGGCCCCGGCGCGCCATGTGGACATCGCCTCGTCCCTGTATTTCGTGGCCCAGGTGTCGGCCTTCGTGCCCGTGGATTTCTACGACTACCGGCCCCCGGACCTGGCCCTGCCGGGCCTGGGCTGCGCCCGGGCGGACCTGGCGGCCCTGCCGTTTCCCGATGCGTCGGTGCCCAGCCTGTCGTGCCTGCACGTCATCGAGCACGTCGGCCTGGGGCGCTACGGCGACGCCCTGGACCCGGACGGCGACCGCCGGGCGGCGGCGGAGTTGGCGCGGGTGCTGGCCCCGGGGGGCACGCTGCTGGTGGCGGTGCCCGTGGGCCGGGCGCGGGTGGAATTCAACCTGCACCGCGTCTATGCCTGCGCCCAGGTGCTGGCCCTGTTCCCGGGGCTGGCCCTGGAGCAGTTCGCCCTGGTGCCCGACGACCCCAAGGACGGCGGGCTGCTGCCCGGGGCGCCCTTTGCCCAGGCCGACGCCCAGCAGTACGGCTGCGGTTGTTTCTGCTTCGTGAAACCCGCAGCGCCCGGGAGCCCGGGCGGGGAGGGCGGCTCATGA
- the asnB gene encoding asparagine synthase (glutamine-hydrolyzing), with product MCGIAGIVHADGRPVDREALDAMTDAMRHRGPDDRGVCVFEGGTGPSVGLGHRRLSILDLSTLGRQPMDDGGGALWVVFNGEIYNFRELRAELEALGHRFRSATDTEVIVHALAQWGEAALARLDGMFALAAWDARAGRLLLARDRFGKKPLFYHHAGGLLAFASELPALLRHPAVPRAVDPQSLSRYLLHEYVPAPHCLLGGVRKLPAGHALHWTPGAPGAAVRVEPYWAMAFGGNEGLSDAEAQAELERLFSRAVARRLVSDVPLGVFLSGGLDSSAVTAFMAEHVPARDIRTFCIGFTEAGFDESAHARAVARALGTEHHEQVLREADLLDVVPRALDCLPEPMADSSIVPTWVLARFARQEVTVALGGDGSDELFAGYDPFLALGPARLAARVPRPLLALAGRAAALGRASEGNMSLGFRVRQFLRGVGHPVMERNQLWLGAFDLPGQRGVLHPDVLARLGGFDPLDEVAAAGARGPQGDDVQRSIAFYLRYYMAGHILPKVDAAGMAHSLEVRAPFLDTALAGFACSLPSRMKLRGLTRKWLLRRMLRHRLPAPVLARGKKGFGIPLARWLKGGLREMAEELLAEGRLRRGGLLAPRAVRGLLTAHLRGERDNRKELWTLLCLQHWSAGLGLD from the coding sequence ATGTGCGGCATCGCCGGAATCGTCCACGCCGATGGCCGCCCCGTGGACCGCGAGGCCCTGGACGCCATGACCGACGCCATGCGCCACCGCGGGCCCGACGACCGGGGTGTGTGCGTCTTCGAGGGCGGAACGGGTCCGTCCGTGGGCCTGGGCCACCGGCGGCTGTCCATCCTCGACCTCTCGACCCTGGGCCGCCAGCCCATGGACGACGGCGGCGGCGCCCTGTGGGTCGTCTTCAACGGCGAGATCTACAACTTCCGCGAGTTGCGCGCCGAGCTGGAAGCCCTGGGCCACCGCTTCCGCTCGGCCACGGACACCGAGGTCATCGTCCACGCCCTGGCCCAGTGGGGCGAGGCGGCCCTGGCCCGGCTGGACGGCATGTTCGCCCTGGCCGCCTGGGACGCCCGGGCCGGGCGGCTGCTGCTGGCCCGCGACCGCTTCGGCAAGAAGCCGCTGTTCTACCACCACGCGGGCGGGCTGCTGGCCTTCGCCTCGGAGCTGCCCGCCCTGCTGCGCCACCCGGCGGTGCCCCGCGCCGTGGACCCCCAGAGCCTCTCGCGCTACCTGCTGCACGAGTACGTGCCCGCGCCGCACTGCCTGCTGGGGGGCGTGCGCAAGCTGCCCGCCGGGCACGCCCTGCACTGGACGCCCGGGGCGCCCGGGGCCGCCGTGCGGGTGGAGCCTTACTGGGCCATGGCCTTTGGCGGCAACGAGGGCCTTTCCGACGCCGAGGCCCAGGCCGAGCTGGAGCGCCTGTTCTCGCGCGCCGTGGCGCGCAGGCTGGTCAGCGACGTGCCCCTGGGCGTGTTCCTCTCCGGCGGGCTGGATTCCAGCGCCGTGACGGCCTTCATGGCCGAGCACGTCCCGGCGCGGGATATCCGCACCTTTTGCATCGGCTTCACCGAGGCCGGGTTCGACGAGTCGGCCCACGCCCGGGCCGTGGCCCGCGCCCTGGGCACCGAGCACCACGAGCAGGTGCTGCGCGAGGCCGACCTTCTGGACGTGGTGCCCCGGGCCCTGGACTGCCTGCCCGAGCCCATGGCCGATTCGAGCATCGTGCCAACCTGGGTCCTGGCGCGCTTCGCCCGCCAGGAGGTCACCGTGGCCCTGGGCGGAGACGGCAGCGACGAGCTGTTCGCGGGCTACGACCCCTTCCTGGCCCTGGGCCCGGCGCGGCTGGCGGCGCGCGTGCCGCGTCCGCTGCTGGCCCTGGCCGGGCGTGCGGCGGCCCTGGGCCGCGCCAGCGAGGGCAACATGAGCCTCGGCTTTCGGGTGCGCCAGTTCCTGCGCGGGGTGGGCCACCCGGTCATGGAGCGCAACCAGCTCTGGCTGGGGGCCTTCGACCTGCCCGGGCAGCGCGGCGTGCTGCACCCCGATGTCCTGGCGCGCCTGGGCGGTTTCGACCCCCTGGACGAGGTGGCCGCAGCCGGGGCCCGGGGGCCGCAGGGCGACGACGTGCAGCGCAGCATCGCCTTCTACCTGCGCTACTACATGGCCGGGCACATCCTGCCCAAGGTGGACGCGGCGGGCATGGCCCATTCCCTGGAAGTGCGCGCCCCGTTTCTGGACACGGCCCTGGCCGGGTTCGCCTGTTCGCTGCCCTCGCGCATGAAGCTGCGCGGGCTGACGCGCAAATGGCTGCTGCGGCGCATGCTGCGCCACCGGTTGCCCGCGCCGGTGCTGGCCCGGGGCAAGAAGGGCTTCGGCATCCCCCTGGCCCGCTGGCTCAAGGGCGGGCTGCGCGAGATGGCCGAGGAGCTGCTGGCCGAAGGCCGCCTGCGCCGGGGTGGGCTGCTCGCCCCCCGGGCCGTGCGCGGGCTGCTCACCGCCCACCTGCGCGGCGAGCGCGACAACCGCAAGGAACTCTGGACGCTGTTGTGCCTGCAACACTGGTCCGCCGGGCTGGGCCTGGACTAG
- a CDS encoding glycosyltransferase produces MRPLARVVYPYPHPDSNPTLANLAAELGRRGWDVELLCAGADVRGPGLGAAGPPGVLNPLPRGGAGPGARLADRLRRALGPALLARARRRGVLLGVDPRGLALARGLNARARLPLVYLSFEILFREEVGPAEAGMKAAELAACADVALTLVQDEERAAALAGATGLPRAAMALVPNAPAPEPVPQSDLLRRRLGIAPERRIVLYTGSLAGWASLHLLREMVGHWPGEFVLVLHSRAASGPRMRAWLDSLRATGRVEISPDPVPAAELGALYASADFLLAPYMPVPDDWTSCANIAHLGLSSGKVAHAALCGLPILASDLAVFRREFAAYRCGEVYTRLEQTGELLARMAARREAYAAEARRFYAERLDPRAPMAAFCDRLEALLP; encoded by the coding sequence ATGAGACCCCTGGCCCGCGTGGTCTATCCCTATCCGCATCCGGACAGCAATCCGACCCTGGCCAACCTGGCCGCCGAGCTGGGCCGCCGGGGCTGGGACGTGGAGCTGCTGTGCGCCGGGGCGGACGTGCGTGGCCCGGGCCTGGGGGCCGCCGGGCCGCCCGGGGTGCTCAACCCCCTGCCGCGCGGCGGGGCCGGGCCGGGCGCGCGGCTGGCCGACCGCCTGCGCCGCGCCCTGGGCCCGGCGCTGCTGGCCCGCGCGCGGCGCCGGGGGGTGCTGCTGGGAGTGGACCCCCGGGGCCTGGCCCTGGCCCGGGGGCTCAACGCCCGGGCCCGGCTGCCCCTGGTCTACCTGTCCTTCGAGATTCTCTTCCGCGAGGAGGTCGGGCCCGCCGAGGCGGGGATGAAGGCCGCCGAGCTGGCGGCCTGCGCCGACGTGGCCCTGACCCTGGTCCAGGACGAGGAGCGCGCCGCAGCCCTGGCCGGGGCCACGGGCCTGCCCCGCGCGGCCATGGCCCTGGTGCCCAACGCCCCGGCGCCCGAGCCCGTGCCGCAGTCGGACCTCTTGCGCCGCCGCCTGGGCATCGCCCCGGAGCGGCGCATCGTGCTCTACACGGGCTCCCTGGCGGGCTGGGCCTCGCTGCACCTGCTGCGCGAGATGGTCGGGCACTGGCCCGGGGAGTTCGTGCTCGTGCTGCACAGCCGCGCGGCCAGCGGCCCGAGGATGCGCGCCTGGCTGGACAGCCTGCGCGCCACGGGGCGGGTGGAAATCTCGCCGGACCCCGTGCCCGCAGCGGAGCTGGGCGCCCTGTACGCCTCGGCGGATTTCCTGCTGGCGCCCTACATGCCCGTGCCCGACGACTGGACGAGCTGCGCCAACATCGCGCACCTGGGCCTGTCTTCGGGCAAGGTGGCCCACGCGGCGCTGTGCGGCCTGCCCATCCTGGCCTCGGACCTGGCGGTCTTCCGCCGCGAGTTCGCCGCCTACCGCTGCGGCGAGGTCTACACCCGCCTGGAGCAGACCGGGGAGCTGCTGGCGCGCATGGCCGCCCGCCGCGAGGCCTACGCCGCCGAAGCCCGGCGCTTCTACGCCGAGCGGCTGGACCCGCGCGCGCCCATGGCCGCCTTCTGCGACCGCCTGGAGGCCCTGCTGCCATGA
- a CDS encoding glycosyltransferase family 2 protein, with product MSAPVVSFVLGSYNRRALLRATIASLRAEGRGLEHEIIVVDGGSTDGAVGWLTRQKDVLTIVQHNRGAWRGRPLERRGWGAFMNLGFRAARGRFVCMVSDDCLLVPGSLAAALDQFAALEAAGRRVGAMAFYWRDTFLHKRYWVGTTLGGRLFVNHGLYLRAALQDVGFADEEHYVFYHADGDLCLRMWARGWEVADCPRAFVEHFPHVASAVRSSNLEVQQRDWAAYLERWGAHEDQGGAVYLEHADPARTALRFPPLTLARYAAGRAWGRLRRVAGRAAP from the coding sequence ATGAGCGCGCCCGTGGTCTCCTTCGTGCTTGGCTCCTACAACCGCCGGGCCCTGCTGCGCGCCACCATCGCCTCGCTGCGCGCCGAGGGCCGGGGCCTGGAGCACGAGATCATCGTGGTGGACGGCGGGTCCACCGACGGCGCCGTGGGCTGGCTCACGCGCCAGAAGGACGTGCTGACCATCGTGCAGCACAACCGGGGCGCCTGGCGCGGGCGGCCCCTGGAGCGGCGCGGCTGGGGCGCGTTCATGAACCTGGGCTTTCGCGCCGCCCGGGGGCGGTTCGTGTGCATGGTCTCCGACGACTGCCTGCTGGTGCCGGGCTCCCTGGCCGCCGCCCTGGACCAGTTCGCGGCCCTGGAAGCCGCCGGGCGCCGCGTGGGGGCCATGGCCTTCTACTGGCGCGACACCTTCCTGCACAAGCGCTACTGGGTGGGCACCACCCTGGGCGGCAGGCTGTTCGTGAACCACGGGCTCTACCTGCGCGCGGCCCTGCAGGACGTGGGTTTCGCCGACGAGGAGCACTACGTGTTCTACCACGCCGACGGCGACCTGTGCCTGCGCATGTGGGCGCGCGGCTGGGAGGTGGCCGACTGCCCGCGGGCTTTCGTGGAGCATTTCCCGCACGTGGCCTCGGCGGTGCGCAGCAGCAACCTGGAGGTCCAGCAGCGCGACTGGGCGGCCTACCTGGAGCGTTGGGGCGCCCACGAGGACCAGGGCGGCGCCGTGTACCTGGAGCACGCCGACCCCGCGCGCACGGCCCTGCGCTTCCCGCCGCTGACCCTGGCGCGCTACGCCGCCGGGCGCGCCTGGGGGCGGCTGCGCAGGGTGGCCGGGAGGGCCGCGCCGTGA
- a CDS encoding class I SAM-dependent DNA methyltransferase codes for MPEAAVFGEYARTYALLYADKDYPAEARFVLDLLAAHAPGARTLLELGCGGGRHAALFAAAGLAVTGVDRSAGMLTRARAHAATLPPAVAARLAWLRGDIRELHAGGPYDAVTALFHVMSYQTAEADLRAAFARAGAHLAPGGVFIFDCWHGPCVEAEPPEVRVRRAEDEAMRVTRICEPHWDRAAHTVTVDYEFFVQDRASGAIGTFCERHPMRYLFADEVRVLLAHGGMEPVASGQWLTGAAPGPGTFSVFYVGRKVP; via the coding sequence ATGCCTGAGGCCGCCGTGTTCGGCGAATACGCCCGCACCTACGCGCTGCTCTACGCCGACAAGGACTACCCCGCCGAGGCGCGCTTCGTGCTCGACCTGCTGGCGGCCCACGCCCCGGGCGCGCGGACCCTGCTGGAGCTGGGCTGTGGCGGCGGGCGCCACGCCGCGCTGTTCGCCGCCGCCGGGCTGGCCGTCACCGGGGTGGACCGCAGCGCGGGGATGCTCACCCGCGCCCGGGCCCACGCGGCCACGCTGCCCCCCGCCGTGGCCGCGCGGCTGGCCTGGCTCCGGGGCGACATCCGCGAGCTGCATGCGGGCGGGCCTTACGACGCCGTGACCGCCCTGTTCCACGTCATGAGCTACCAGACCGCCGAGGCCGACCTGCGCGCGGCCTTTGCCCGGGCCGGGGCGCACCTGGCCCCCGGCGGGGTCTTCATTTTTGACTGCTGGCACGGGCCGTGCGTGGAGGCCGAGCCGCCCGAGGTGCGCGTGCGCCGCGCCGAGGACGAGGCCATGCGCGTCACGCGCATCTGCGAGCCGCACTGGGACCGCGCCGCGCATACCGTCACCGTGGACTATGAATTCTTCGTGCAGGACCGCGCCAGCGGGGCCATCGGCACCTTCTGCGAGCGCCACCCCATGCGCTACCTGTTCGCGGACGAGGTGCGGGTGCTTTTGGCCCACGGCGGCATGGAGCCCGTGGCCTCGGGCCAGTGGCTGACCGGGGCGGCCCCGGGGCCGGGCACCTTCAGCGTCTTCTACGTCGGGCGGAAAGTGCCATGA
- a CDS encoding class I SAM-dependent methyltransferase: protein MEEVAACPLCGGRERVLFEEYTVAGEAFPLVECAACGLGYLARRPREADMPAWYDLAYNARHSVYREPAWRQPVYALLRVLLRLRYEGGGAARAAVRRLAWPWERTWRRILATHRLERITRIGAILDVGCGRGAWLAAMRRWGFACHGVEPSAEACARARELGLDVACGQLWDAGFPDASFDVVRFNHVLEHLHDPGRALAEARRVLRPGGLLVVAVPNHAGVVRQAFRRAEDVPYHLFAFTPPTLERFLAAAGLEVLELRTQTPHPFNIYALFLSHARRLLAAAPQGVRGQAEAFLSSENPARAREFAPLAAFFDAAGLGTDIVALGTPGGGAESARS, encoded by the coding sequence ATGGAGGAGGTCGCGGCCTGCCCCCTGTGCGGCGGGCGGGAGCGGGTGCTCTTCGAGGAGTACACCGTGGCGGGCGAGGCGTTTCCCCTGGTGGAGTGCGCGGCCTGCGGGCTGGGCTATCTGGCGCGCAGGCCCCGGGAGGCGGACATGCCCGCGTGGTATGATCTGGCCTACAACGCCCGGCATTCCGTCTACCGCGAGCCCGCCTGGCGGCAGCCGGTGTACGCCCTGCTGCGGGTGCTGCTGCGCCTGCGTTACGAGGGCGGCGGCGCCGCGCGGGCGGCGGTGCGGCGCCTGGCCTGGCCCTGGGAGCGCACCTGGCGGCGCATTCTGGCCACGCACCGCCTGGAGCGCATCACGCGCATCGGGGCCATCCTCGACGTGGGCTGCGGGCGCGGGGCCTGGCTGGCGGCCATGCGCCGCTGGGGGTTCGCGTGCCACGGGGTGGAGCCCAGCGCCGAGGCCTGCGCCCGGGCCCGGGAGCTGGGGCTTGACGTGGCCTGCGGGCAGCTCTGGGACGCCGGGTTCCCCGACGCCAGCTTCGACGTGGTGCGCTTCAACCACGTTCTGGAGCACCTGCACGACCCCGGGCGGGCCCTGGCCGAGGCCCGGCGGGTGCTGCGGCCCGGCGGGCTGCTGGTGGTCGCCGTGCCCAACCATGCGGGGGTGGTCCGCCAGGCGTTCCGCCGGGCCGAGGACGTGCCCTACCACCTGTTCGCCTTCACGCCGCCGACCCTGGAGCGGTTCCTGGCCGCCGCGGGGCTGGAGGTGCTAGAGCTGCGCACGCAGACGCCGCACCCGTTCAACATCTACGCCCTGTTCCTGAGCCACGCCCGGCGGCTGCTCGCCGCAGCCCCCCAGGGCGTGCGCGGGCAGGCCGAGGCGTTCCTGTCGTCGGAAAATCCGGCCCGGGCCAGGGAGTTTGCGCCCCTGGCGGCCTTTTTCGACGCGGCGGGGCTGGGCACGGACATCGTGGCCCTGGGCACCCCCGGCGGCGGCGCGGAGTCCGCGCGGAGCTGA
- a CDS encoding glycosyltransferase family 2 protein — protein MTTQPNDTLRGLLARLKAAPDAYGLHLALALVHHERGEADQALDSLDKAAALRPGAVEPHLFAGVLLRGLGRLDASGASLARALELAPDDFDAVAQYGQHLSATGDHAGAVRLLRRALELRPDDPEALNDLGVVLFFSGALAEAEAVLRRAVLAAPRSVQARVNLGYALLANGDAPGAREALDALAGLAGPAGEQPPEAQALRRALLAQAPAPGAPTPGPALAPALALSLSGALGRIDPMCMVKDFGEGVGGEAPSLSVVIPVYNEVQNVPVLLGELAGVLDGIEARAEIIVVDDGSTDGTAEALEALAAGEPRLRVVQFRRNYGQTAALSAGFKYSRGEIVVTLDGDLQNDPRDIPALLDKMAEGYDLVNGWRKDRKDKALSRRLPSWAANRLINKLIEGTGVQLRDFGCTLKAYKRGIVKNIHIYGEMHRFIPVFAAWLGVSVAEIPVNHRPRVHGAAKYGLSRVWRVIFDLIVVRFFSDYMTRPIQFFGKIARKATGLGLAGIAALWAAKDLGGLPVSYDTLFILLALVLISGLQVVILGLTGELLIRSYFEGQDKDHYVVKRVLGG, from the coding sequence ATGACCACCCAGCCCAACGATACCCTGCGCGGCCTGCTGGCCCGGCTCAAGGCCGCCCCCGACGCCTACGGCCTGCACCTGGCCCTGGCCCTGGTGCACCACGAGCGCGGCGAGGCGGACCAGGCCCTGGACAGCCTGGACAAGGCTGCGGCACTGCGGCCCGGCGCCGTGGAGCCGCACCTCTTCGCGGGGGTGCTGCTGCGCGGGCTGGGGCGGCTGGACGCAAGCGGGGCCAGCCTGGCCCGGGCTCTGGAGCTGGCCCCGGACGATTTCGACGCCGTGGCCCAGTATGGCCAGCACCTGTCGGCCACGGGCGACCACGCGGGCGCGGTCCGGCTGCTGCGCCGGGCCCTGGAGCTGCGCCCGGACGACCCCGAGGCCTTGAACGACCTGGGCGTGGTGCTCTTTTTCTCCGGCGCGCTGGCCGAGGCCGAGGCCGTCCTGCGCCGGGCCGTGCTGGCCGCGCCCCGCAGCGTCCAGGCCCGCGTCAACCTGGGCTACGCGCTGCTGGCCAACGGCGACGCCCCGGGCGCCCGCGAGGCCCTGGACGCCCTGGCCGGGCTGGCGGGCCCCGCCGGGGAGCAGCCGCCCGAGGCCCAGGCCCTGCGCCGGGCCCTGCTGGCCCAGGCTCCGGCTCCCGGCGCCCCCACCCCGGGCCCGGCCCTGGCTCCGGCCCTGGCCCTGAGCCTGTCCGGTGCCCTGGGGCGTATCGACCCCATGTGCATGGTCAAGGATTTCGGCGAGGGCGTGGGCGGCGAGGCGCCGTCGCTGTCGGTGGTCATCCCGGTGTACAACGAGGTCCAGAACGTGCCCGTGCTGCTGGGCGAACTGGCCGGGGTGCTTGATGGCATCGAGGCCCGCGCCGAGATCATCGTGGTGGACGACGGCAGCACCGACGGCACAGCCGAGGCCCTGGAGGCCCTGGCCGCCGGGGAGCCCCGGCTGCGGGTGGTCCAGTTCCGCCGCAACTACGGGCAGACCGCCGCCCTGTCCGCCGGGTTCAAGTATTCCCGGGGCGAGATCGTGGTCACCCTGGACGGCGACCTGCAAAACGACCCCCGCGACATCCCGGCCCTGCTGGACAAGATGGCCGAGGGCTACGACCTGGTCAACGGCTGGCGCAAGGACCGCAAGGACAAGGCCCTGTCGCGGCGCCTGCCCTCCTGGGCCGCCAACCGGCTGATCAACAAGCTCATCGAGGGCACGGGCGTGCAACTGCGCGACTTCGGCTGCACCCTCAAGGCCTACAAGCGCGGCATCGTCAAGAACATCCATATCTACGGCGAGATGCACCGTTTCATCCCCGTGTTCGCGGCCTGGCTGGGCGTGAGCGTGGCCGAGATCCCCGTGAACCACCGCCCGCGCGTGCACGGCGCGGCCAAATACGGGCTTTCGCGCGTCTGGCGGGTCATCTTCGACCTCATCGTGGTGCGCTTCTTCTCCGACTACATGACCCGGCCCATCCAGTTCTTCGGCAAGATCGCCCGCAAGGCCACGGGCCTTGGGCTGGCGGGCATCGCCGCCCTGTGGGCCGCCAAGGATCTGGGCGGCCTGCCCGTGTCCTACGACACGCTGTTCATCCTGCTGGCCTTGGTGCTCATCTCCGGGTTGCAGGTGGTCATCCTCGGGCTCACGGGTGAGCTGCTCATCCGCTCCTACTTCGAGGGCCAGGACAAGGACCACTACGTGGTCAAACGGGTCCTGGGCGGGTAG